Proteins from a genomic interval of Sphingobacterium sp. SYP-B4668:
- a CDS encoding helix-turn-helix domain-containing protein: MDMKQNVKNENKRGEEIMNDYFRFLDRHIEEVASGDILDFLELNQIASALHISHSHLSDTIQQTAGHHPCHFYDLKIVEKAKSLLMETDLSIAEIAKKLTYDPSNFSKFFKKFTGETPGQFRKGEKNKSSEKFTTK; encoded by the coding sequence ATGGATATGAAACAAAATGTGAAAAATGAAAACAAACGTGGTGAAGAAATCATGAATGACTACTTCAGGTTTTTGGATCGACACATCGAAGAGGTTGCAAGCGGTGATATACTCGATTTTTTAGAACTCAACCAGATTGCTAGTGCACTGCATATCTCTCATTCACATCTATCGGATACTATACAACAAACGGCAGGGCACCATCCGTGTCATTTCTACGATCTTAAAATCGTTGAAAAGGCCAAATCCTTGTTGATGGAGACCGATCTGTCTATTGCTGAAATCGCCAAAAAGCTTACCTACGATCCTTCGAATTTCTCCAAATTCTTTAAAAAATTCACAGGTGAGACTCCGGGACAATTCAGAAAAGGAGAAAAAAATAAAAGTTCCGAAAAGTTCACCACAAAATAG
- a CDS encoding NADP-dependent glyceraldehyde-3-phosphate dehydrogenase, which produces MSLNLKNIFYSDADIPPEFNLTQQLDQRVFLSNGKLLPWEGEVNEVFSPICVQTKDGLQRKRIGSYPVCTEKESMEALEAAVAAYDNGRGEWPTMSVAHRIACVERFTQQMLEQKDSVVKLIMWEIGKSYSDSVKEFDRTVEYIYATIDALKDVDRDSSRFQIEQGIIAQVRRSPLGVVLCMGPFNYPLNETFTTLIPALIMGNTLLFKPPKHGTLLHYPLLEAFRTSFPKGVVNTIYGRGNKIVPQLMQSGKINVLTLIGSSRVADELKKLHPKVNRLRAILGLDAKNAAIVTRDADLDLAVKETVLGALSFNGQRCTAIKIVYVHRSLAQEFLKKLTDEVSRLKYGMPWESGVALTPLPEVNKPAYLTECIEDAKKHGAKVINPHGGEVEESFVYPAIVYPVNEQMKLYREEQFGPVVPVVPFDDLEEPIEYLIGSSHGQQVSIFSSNAAVISSLIDPLVNQVSRVNINCQCQRGPDIFPFTGRKDSAEGTLSVVDALRSFSIRSLVATKNTEHNKDLLNAIVSENKSNFLSTKYIF; this is translated from the coding sequence ATGAGCTTAAACCTAAAGAACATTTTTTATTCCGACGCGGATATTCCCCCGGAATTTAACCTCACTCAACAATTGGATCAACGCGTATTCCTATCGAATGGCAAGTTGCTCCCTTGGGAAGGTGAGGTAAATGAGGTCTTCTCTCCAATTTGTGTCCAAACCAAAGATGGCTTGCAACGCAAACGTATTGGTAGCTATCCGGTATGTACGGAAAAGGAATCTATGGAAGCATTGGAGGCTGCAGTAGCTGCCTACGACAATGGTCGCGGCGAATGGCCAACGATGAGTGTGGCCCACCGTATCGCTTGTGTCGAGCGTTTCACTCAGCAGATGCTGGAACAAAAGGACAGCGTGGTCAAATTGATCATGTGGGAAATCGGTAAATCGTATTCGGACTCGGTAAAGGAATTTGACCGTACCGTGGAATATATCTATGCGACCATCGATGCTTTGAAAGACGTAGATCGGGATTCATCCCGTTTTCAAATCGAACAGGGTATCATCGCACAAGTCAGAAGGTCACCACTGGGCGTGGTGCTCTGCATGGGGCCATTCAACTATCCGTTGAATGAGACGTTCACGACGTTGATCCCGGCATTGATCATGGGCAATACCTTGCTGTTCAAACCACCTAAGCACGGTACACTTTTGCACTATCCCTTGTTGGAGGCCTTCCGGACTAGCTTCCCTAAGGGTGTGGTCAACACGATATACGGTCGTGGCAATAAGATCGTCCCGCAACTGATGCAGTCTGGCAAGATCAATGTATTGACGTTGATTGGCTCAAGTAGGGTCGCGGATGAGCTGAAAAAGCTCCACCCGAAAGTAAATCGTCTGCGTGCTATCTTGGGATTGGATGCTAAGAACGCTGCCATAGTGACGCGTGATGCCGATCTGGATTTGGCCGTAAAGGAGACTGTCCTCGGAGCATTGTCTTTCAATGGTCAGCGCTGTACCGCAATCAAGATTGTATATGTGCATCGTAGCTTGGCTCAGGAATTCCTGAAAAAACTAACGGACGAGGTATCACGCCTGAAATATGGGATGCCTTGGGAGAGTGGAGTAGCACTGACACCACTTCCTGAAGTCAATAAACCGGCTTACTTGACAGAGTGTATCGAAGATGCTAAAAAGCATGGCGCTAAGGTAATCAATCCGCATGGCGGCGAGGTGGAGGAGTCATTCGTATATCCGGCGATTGTGTACCCAGTGAATGAGCAGATGAAGCTGTACCGCGAAGAGCAATTTGGACCGGTAGTACCGGTGGTACCGTTTGATGATTTGGAGGAACCAATTGAATATTTGATTGGTTCATCCCATGGCCAGCAGGTAAGTATATTCAGTAGCAATGCAGCCGTAATCTCTTCCTTGATCGATCCTTTGGTGAATCAGGTGAGCAGGGTAAATATCAATTGTCAATGCCAGCGAGGACCTGATATTTTCCCATTCACAGGGAGAAAGGATAGTGCTGAAGGTACGCTGTCAGTAGTAGATGCGCTGCGGTCTTTTTCTATCCGATCGCTAGTGGCTACCAAAAATACAGAGCACAACAAGGATTTGTTGAACGCTATTGTAAGTGAAAATAAATCTAACTTTTTAAGTACCAAGTATATTTTTTAA
- a CDS encoding winged helix-turn-helix transcriptional regulator translates to MRKENSTNNTNEIYWKNKCGIAFTLSIIGGRWKINILSYLLSENKLRYSELRKRLTGISERMLIAKLKELESDGLINRMVYQQVPPKVEYELTEHGRSLKEILVQMDEWGEANVSK, encoded by the coding sequence ATGAGAAAGGAAAATTCAACTAACAATACGAATGAAATCTATTGGAAGAATAAATGTGGTATCGCATTTACACTTTCGATTATTGGCGGGAGATGGAAGATAAATATTCTTTCCTATCTCTTAAGTGAGAACAAGCTCAGATATAGTGAATTAAGGAAACGATTGACGGGAATCTCTGAACGGATGTTGATTGCTAAGTTGAAGGAGTTGGAAAGTGACGGACTTATCAATCGAATGGTATATCAACAGGTGCCGCCAAAAGTGGAATATGAACTGACGGAACATGGAAGGTCGCTCAAAGAGATACTGGTGCAGATGGATGAATGGGGAGAGGCAAATGTAAGCAAATAG
- a CDS encoding DoxX family protein, which produces METVKSIVHWLSYAYYLYVFGYASLFKVFQKSSMMESMQSLGFNRHWTLIIGAGELIGVLLIVIGIFKPDLKNLGILLLFPFAVGAFTAHMAHQEYHHFYDALLMCILTVVLLSTDKYFKIVL; this is translated from the coding sequence ATGGAAACTGTAAAATCGATCGTTCACTGGCTAAGCTACGCCTACTACCTCTACGTCTTTGGCTATGCCTCTCTATTCAAAGTCTTTCAAAAATCATCCATGATGGAAAGCATGCAATCTTTGGGTTTTAATAGGCATTGGACCCTAATCATCGGTGCAGGCGAACTCATTGGTGTCCTCCTGATTGTGATTGGCATTTTCAAGCCCGATTTAAAGAATTTAGGAATATTGCTGTTATTCCCCTTTGCCGTCGGCGCATTTACCGCACATATGGCACATCAAGAGTATCATCACTTCTATGACGCTCTCTTGATGTGTATCCTGACGGTTGTTTTATTATCCACCGACAAATACTTTAAGATAGTCCTTTAG